Proteins encoded in a region of the Solanum dulcamara chromosome 9, daSolDulc1.2, whole genome shotgun sequence genome:
- the LOC129903492 gene encoding secreted RxLR effector protein 161-like, with protein MTRPDLAFSVQVLSQFMHCPKESHMKAALRVVRYIKEAPGLGLLMPAEDTNKLLAYCDSDWGSCLETRRSVTGYLVKLGGALISWKSKKQETVARSSAEAEFRSMAHCAAEVTWLVGLFEELGIHIELPITMVCDSKAAIQIAANPIFHERTKHIDIDCHFVREKINQGMLKTEFTHTKDQLADLLTKSLGKGQHQLLVKELGVMNLFKP; from the coding sequence ATGACTAGACCTGATTTAGCCTTCTCAGTTCAGGTTCTGAGTCAGTTCATGCACTGCCCCAAAGAGTCTCACATGAAAGCTGCATTGAGAGTGGTTAGGTACATAAAAGAAGCCCCTGGTCTTGGACTACTAATGCCTGCAGAAGACACCAACAAGCTTCTAGCCTACTGTGACTCAGATTGGGGAAGCTGCCTGGAAACAAGAAGATCTGTAACTGGCTATTTGGTCAAGCTTGGTGGAGCACTGATATCTTGGAAATCTAAGAAACAGGAGACTGTAGCCAGAAGCTCAGCTGAAGCTGAGTTTAGAAGCATGGCTCACTGTGCTGCTGAAGTTACATGGCTTGTAGGGCTGTTTGAAGAACTTGGCATACACATTGAGCTTCCTATAACCATGGTGTGTGACAGCAAAGCAGCTATTCAAATTGCTGCCAATCCTATATTCCATGAAAGAACCAAACACATAGACATTGATTGCCATTTTGTAAGAGAAAAGATCAACCAAGGTATGCTGAAAACAGAATTCACACATACCAAAGATCAACTAGCCGACTTGCTCACCAAGAGTCTTGGCAAGGGCCAACATCAACTGCTGGTGAAGGAACTTGGAGTCATGAACTTGTTCAAACCatga